One Mus musculus strain C57BL/6J chromosome 2, GRCm38.p6 C57BL/6J genomic window, GGGATTAGTTTGTCAGCAAGGAGGTCAAGGGAGGGTCTGGGATTAGTGGGAAGTGGCTGTGCTAGGCAGAGGCTCAGGTTTGCACAAATGAGGGCACCCTGGAAACCCTAGTGTAAGGAGCACTGTGCTAATCACCTCCCCTCAAGCCTCTGGGTATTATTTTCTGGCTGTCTCCTCTGCCGGGCAGGGTTCAGTCCTTCCTAATGGCTTTCTGACCAGGCTGGGGCAGGGTTCTTGAAACCACCAGAGCATGAAGCTCTGAACTAGCTCCTGCTGGCCAGATGGGCAACCCTCCGAACCTCATCTCCCAACTCTGTTCCAGAGACCCAGACGCTCTAGCCATGGAAATCCCCTAAGTATTTCACAGGCCATTGCAAGAGCTGGGGCCTGGAGCACAAACCTGGCAGAGTCTTGGAGGATGACGGGTCTGGAAAACCCTGTCAGTTCTAAATGTGAATATCCATGGCAGCGTGACAGATAAACTAAGGCCCAGAATAGTAAGGATTTAACTTGAAATCACACAGGTTGAGACACAGGACTGGAAGCCAGGTTTCCCTTTAGAACCCTGGAGTTCAGTCCCTCTGGTGTAGGGTGTGATCAGAGTCAAGGCTAGTACCTGTGAGTTAAACTCCTGGCTCTGCCAAGGACTATTCCTTAATTACCTCGGAAAGTTGCTTAGATTCTCCTGGTCTGTTTCTTTAACTGTAAAAGGAGGATGCTACCTACCTTTTGGGTTTATTGTAAAGATTAAAAGGCAGCACAGTGCTTGGCATATGGTAAGTGTTCAGTGTCAGCTGGCAGTCTGGAAGAAGCAACCGTAGGtgccccttcttctttccctcccctccctcggAGTCTCCTGTAGCTCAAGCTGCCTTTCAAACTCTTGAACCCATTTCTATCTACCAAGTGGTGAGATGAAAGGCAGGTACATGTAATCTCAGTTTCTCCACATGTAAATCAGGACTAACAATCCCTGCCCTGTCTGTCACTCTTTCCCCCCTGACCTGTTCCGGTAGCAACGTGGACTAAATAAGGTATGTAAACGTTCTAAGCCGAGCTGTCTCCAGGTCAATGTTTATTCAGCTTAGAGCAATTTCTTTCCAAGTCCTACGCTGGCCAGATTTCCTGTCAGCCCCATCAATTCTCTAACACTCGCAGGTGCTCCTTTGTAACCGCGGAAGGGGCAAGGTCCGCTCAAGCCCACCGTAAAAAGGAgcggggaaaacaaaaaacatagaggAGGGAGAGCAGGCAAGTAGGGCAGTGTAGAGAAGTGGGGTAAAAGGACAAGGAGGGTAAAAGGGACTTACAGATGGAGCGcggcgggggtgggtggggtgggtgtccTGCACCTAAGATGCAGGAGAAGGGATGTGCGGAGCTCTGGGGCAAGTGAGGGAGCAGGGATGTGTGCGGAAAAAGCAGCGAGGTGGGATTCTTGAGGAAGAATTGGGGGGTCGCTTTCAGTGTGAGGTCTGTGGGTAACTGGGGGCAGGGAATTCGGGCCGTCACCTCCACTCAGACAGAGGCTCCGAGAGCAGCTCCCGGGCTACAGCCACCCGCTGGCAAACCGCGGAGGGGCGGGGAAAGAGCATTCGGCGCCTGTGATTGGCTGCCGTCCCGACGGCCGCTGACGCGAGCGGGCGGGCCCCTTTGTGACGTCACAATCAGCTGTTGAAGCGTTCGGATTTGTGCCCTGAGCCCGGGCGCAGCGGCCGCAGCAGCTCCGGGCGTCCGTTCGGGAGCCCCGCCGTCTCTCGGCCCGTCCCCGGTATGCGGCTCCAGTTGTGAGCACCGGCGACCCGGGGACGCCCGGCCGCACAACTACCTCAGCGCAGCGGTTGCTGCAGCGGCCCCAGGTGAGTCCCGACCTCCGGGCTGGGGGCTCCGGGCACCCCCAGGACACGCCCTGCGCCCCCCTCTCCCGTTCTTTGTCTGTCTCCGCCGGCGGCAGCCGGAGCTGCGTTCTTGGCTCCCTATTGGTTGCTCCAAGCCGGTAGGCCATGACGTTGCTTTATTTGCATATGACATTGAGACGTCACCAAGGCCAGCCCCGCCTTCCAGGCTTGCATGGGTGCTTGTCCTCTGGTGACCCGGTGGGCGCTATGTCGTGCCCAGCCGGCCGAGGGTTGAAGAGACGCTGAAAGACAAGCGGGATCCGAAGGGACTCGGCGGTTTCCTGGGCTAATCTAGGGACTGGGGTCAGGCCTCTCATTTGTTTTTTCCTTGTGACCTGAGAGAGGGTAGGACAGCAAAGCTCGATTTAAGTTGAGAGGGCGGTAAGTAGATGGAGCTTCAGACTCCAGGTCCTGGAGACACTACCAGATGGTAGCGGATCCCCTCTGTCTTCAGGCTCCGCCCCCTAACATAATAACATCCTTCTAATCCCTGACATGTGTGCAGAGCCTGAGTTGATGTCATTTTCAGCCTACAAATATTGAGGGTCTTAAGCCCCACTTCACGgaagaggaaactgagactcAGAGAGACGTAGTTTACTGGAGATCTCAGCCAATTAGAATCACACTCACTAAGTGGTAGATTCCTTAGCTGAAGTATAAGCTACATGCTTACATACATCTACTGAGGACCCTATCTTGGGTTCAGCACCAACCACAATTTGATGGGATGCTTCAGTCTTCATGATCCTGGACATTTTCCCAGGAGGTCTCTGAAAATTGGGTCTCTTACAAGGCCCTGacctcctctgccttctttctACTTCAAAACCCAATAAATGGCCGTCTCCCAGCTGTTTTGACCACAGAAAGGTGAGTCACTAGTTGCCTGCCTCCAGGTGTCTCCAGGGCAGATGTTGTTGAGAGGGAGTTGGGAGTTCCCTCTGTGGGCCTCCCATCAGAGCTGTCAGCTGGGAGAACCAGACCCTTCCCTGGCATTAGTGATGCAGAGCTTATGCTGTTTCCTGAGGCTGCTTCCAGAGTGACAGAAGGATGTCTCTTACTTTCCAAGTAAGTAGATCTGGAGTCCTTCCCAGGTTGAGGGTCGCTCAAGAATGGCCTGGGCTAGGGTTGGCTTAGGCCTCCAGTGCTATTCTAGGCACAGCCTCTGTAGTATTAAGGGAATGGTTCTTCCTGGAGCAGAGCCAGGAATCTGAGAACCAGGAAGCCAGCAGGCTAGGAAAGAAAACCCAGGAGGCTCTCCTAGTGGTCAAAGGAGGGGGGCAGTCATAGCTGGCTGGTTGCTACCATCTCTCCTGGCTGTCACTCACTTCTGTATGATCTCCACCAGGGAGCTTCTCACTTGACATGTCAACAGTTGAAAAGGCTCATTGCAGGGACTGGTGCACAGTGTGAACCCTGGGAAATGCATGCAAAAGTTTGATGCCAGGGACCAGAGATCTACAGGGACCAGAGACCAGGGCCTGTGTCTGATTTCCCTGTTTCCTGTGTATTATATTTTTGGATATTACCTGTTGAGGTTTTTCTGATTGTATGTATTCTGCATTGCCACACCACCACTAAGCTATAGCTTTATTGGGTAGATTCATGTTCCCAATTTGATATCACCATCCCTAAAACAGGAGACTTGTTGTCTTGGTCCAGGGAAGGAGGCTTGGGTTTGAAGGCTTGGATCTTGGTCCAAAGCTTGTGTTTATCCTCAAGGGATCCCTGGATCTGacagcttccttcttccactgtCTATCACTGACATGTGGTCTCACTGGACAGGATTCTTTCTCTTGGCTAGTGATGCTGAGTTTGAACAAGAGTCTAGGGGAAAGGGGAGTTAGAGTAGTGGGGCAGACCTGTAGGCACAGGTCCTCCTCATCTGAGGGTTGCCCAATCTCATGGTAAGATTGTAgaactgagccgggcgtggtggcactcgcctttaatcccagcactcgggaggcagaggcaggcggatttctgaattcgaggccagcctggtctacaaagtgagttccaggacagccagggctacacagagaaaccctgtctcgaaaaacccaaaaaaaaaaaaaaaaaaaaaaagattgtagaaCTGTAGTGATTACGGATGCTATTAGGTTCAAATACTACCTGTGTCTTTCACTAGCTGTGAGACTTTAGGTAGTTATCTTATTTCGCtgggccttttaaaaaaattaattaattaaatgtatgtgagtacactgttgttgtcttcagccacaccagaagagagcatccgaTCCCAtcacagctggttgtgagccaccatgtggttgctgggaattgaactcaggacctctggaagaacagtcggtgctcttgactactgaaccatctctccagctctctgggctttgttttatttatctctctatcagaaaaaattttttctcttcctcccactcctttTCAGTCCCTTTGACAGGATCTTATGTAGCcaggaactattttttttttttttttttttttttttaggtagggCCCCatgtagttcagactggcctttaactcactatgtagcctaagcAGGACTTGGactctgatccccctgcctctaccttctaagtgctaggataaTAGACAGGAGGTCTTCATGTCTTTGAACTCTTGTCCTCTTGCCTCTAGCCCCTAAGTCCTAAGATTCCAGGCTTGCCCTTTCACACACTGTGAGGATATAAGGAAAAATGGACCAGGTTTCTTAGTATAGTGTTGTATGTTACTGACACAGGAATATTAATTATGATGATGgtaataagaacaatttttttcccttaatgGAAAATTCCTATTTACTCCTCAAAGCCCAGGTTGGCTGTTATCTTCCTCTAGAGACTTACCCTGGCAAAGCTTGGTCATATATATCACTTCTTCCATATCCCCAAAGCACCCTGTCATAACACCAAGTTTATTAGCTTATTGAATGTTTACTGTGTGCTCAGGCACTGTTCTAAACATGTCATTAAGTGTTTCCTCATTTAAGTCTTATTACGATTGTCATTTGacagatgagaaaacaaagaCCCAGCACCTTTCTAAGTGCATACAGGAACACCCACTGAATGCAGAAAAGCACACACACCAAGAGCTTCTCTGCTATTACTGCTCTGGCAGCTAGGGGCTATAGCCTTGTCTCCAGCTACCAACTGAAGGGCTGACTTTAGTTCGTGCTTCTACTAATGTCTTTCTATGCTTCTCAGGGCTTTAAACTGCCATAGGGCGCCCCCTTGAGGTTGCTTCACCCGCTGACCATGTTCCAGCGCTTCACCAGCCTTTTCTTCAACACCCCTGCGCCTCCTGAAGACTCCAACTGTCCGGGGGCCTTTGTCTCTGAGGAGGATGAAGTGGATGGCTGGCTCATCATCGACCTACAGGGTGAGGCTTGAGTCAGGATCCAGCACTCTTGATTCCCTAGTCTATGAGCATAATGAGGACAGGAGGTGTTGCAATATAGAGGGGAAGAGGGCTATTTGGATGTTGGAGTCCCCCTAGGCCTACTGGAAAAATTAAAGTAGAAGCCGTGAGCCCAGaggtgaggtaacacagacccttCTCTTGAAAGCTCTGGCTCCTGCCATTTGTTGGGGCACACACCTGGGACACCTAGGGCGGTGGGCTAAGGATCCTGGCCTTCAGGTGCTCTCTGGGCACGATGGATAGAGGTGCAGGTCTGACTAACGATGCCCTTTCTCTCCCCATCCCATGTGtctggcatatgtgtgtgtgtgtatgtgtgtcccacCCTGCTGCTCCCTCTCCTCTGCATGGCTTCCCATTCCCACACCCTATAGACAGCTATACAGCTCCTCCCGACCCCGGGGCCTCGCCTGCTCCTGCAGGCCGCCCTCCACCCGCGCCCTCCTTGATGGATGAGAGCTGGTTTGTTACCCCTCCCGCCTGTTTTACTGCAGAGGGGCCCGGCCTTGGGCCTGCCCGCCTCCAGAGCAATCCGCTGGAGGACCTCCTCATTGAGCATCCCAGCATGTCCGTTTATGTCACCGGCAGCACCATAGTGCTGGAGTCTGGGCCACCTTCCCCTCACCCTGAAGCTGCCTTGCCTGATCAGGACCTCAGCGATGGGTGAGTGGGTTGAGGGTGGAGACTGGAGGCTAGGGTCTAGGAGACTAGCAGGGGCGTGTCCTTGGGATAAAGGGCTGAAGGAAAAGAGGCGTGGTCTTGTGGCTAAGGTGGGGCTTGGGAGAGCCCTGGCTCAGAGGATTGGGAGGGACCAGCCTGAT contains:
- the Trp53inp2 gene encoding tumor protein p53-inducible nuclear protein 2 isoform X2 is translated as MFQRFTSLFFNTPAPPEDSNCPGAFVSEEDEVDGWLIIDLQEGPGLGPARLQSNPLEDLLIEHPSMSVYVTGSTIVLESGPPSPHPEAALPDQDLSDGELAPALREPRALHHAAAPMPARAVLLEKAGQVRRLQRARQRAERHTLSAKVLQRQNRARESRSRRPKHQGSFIYQPCQRQFNY
- the Trp53inp2 gene encoding tumor protein p53-inducible nuclear protein 2 isoform X1 translates to MFQRFTSLFFNTPAPPEDSNCPGAFVSEEDEVDGWLIIDLQDSYTAPPDPGASPAPAGRPPPAPSLMDESWFVTPPACFTAEGPGLGPARLQSNPLEDLLIEHPSMSVYVTGSTIVLESGPPSPHPEAALPDQDLSDGELAPALREPRALHHAAAPMPARAVLLEKAGQVRRLQRARQRAERHTLSAKVLQRQNRARESRSRRPKHQGSFIYQPCQRQFNY
- the Trp53inp2 gene encoding tumor protein p53-inducible nuclear protein 2 isoform X3: MDRGAGLTNDALSLPIPCVWHMCVCVCVSHPAAPSPLHGFPFPHPIDSYTAPPDPGASPAPAGRPPPAPSLMDESWFVTPPACFTAEGPGLGPARLQSNPLEDLLIEHPSMSVYVTGSTIVLESGPPSPHPEAALPDQDLSDGELAPALREPRALHHAAAPMPARAVLLEKAGQVRRLQRARQRAERHTLSAKVLQRQNRARESRSRRPKHQGSFIYQPCQRQFNY